In Streptomyces camelliae, the sequence CGCCTTTGGATGTCAGCGCCGATGACATCGAAGACCACGTCGACCCCGCCGATGTCGTCGAGATCCTCGGTGGCAAGGTCGAGGAACTCGTTCGCGCCGAAGTCGAGCGCCGCCTGGCGGTCCGCCGCCCGCCCGGTACCGATGACGTAGGCGCCGAACTCCCGGGCGAGCTGCGTAACCACAGACCCGACTGCGCCGGCGGCGCCGTGTGCGAGGACGCTCTGTCCCGCCTGAAGACGGCCGTGCTGGAACAGACCTTGCCACGCGGTCAGGCCGGAGATCGGCAGGCTCGCACCCACCGTGAAGTCGACGTTCCCCGGCAGCGGCGCCAGATTGCGTGCCTCCACGGCCGCGTACTCGGCCAGGGTTCCATCGCGGTGCCAGTCCGTGATCCCGAACACCCGCTGTCCCAGCGAGAGCCCCGTCGTGCCGTAGCCGAGGGAGGTGACCACTCCGGCGAACTCGTGGCCGATGATCGCCTGGGCTCGATCGCGACCGGCGCGATCGACCCACGTCGAGGGCCACTCCCACTCCGCGGGGACGAAGCCCGACGCATGGACTTCAACGACGACGTCGTTGATCGCCGGCGTCGGCTCAGGCCGCTCCGCGAGTGTGATCCCGGCTGCTTCCGCGGCCGGATCCGTCGCGACGATTGCCTTCACTGGTACCTCCGTATATCTCGTGCTCGCCGGCTCTGTGCGCCGCTCAAGCCATGGACTGGGCTGATTGGCCCACAGAGGAACGGCAACAAGATCCGTCACCACAGACGGATGGACCGCTGAAACGCGTCGAGTCCAACCGGAGCTCGACGAGCACCACACACCCAGGGCAGCAACACCCACCCATGCGCTAGTCTCACGGCGATGTCGTATACGACATCGGTACGACACGGCTCGTGCGATTACGA encodes:
- a CDS encoding NADP-dependent oxidoreductase, producing the protein MKAIVATDPAAEAAGITLAERPEPTPAINDVVVEVHASGFVPAEWEWPSTWVDRAGRDRAQAIIGHEFAGVVTSLGYGTTGLSLGQRVFGITDWHRDGTLAEYAAVEARNLAPLPGNVDFTVGASLPISGLTAWQGLFQHGRLQAGQSVLAHGAAGAVGSVVTQLAREFGAYVIGTGRAADRQAALDFGANEFLDLATEDLDDIGGVDVVFDVIGADIQRRSARIIRPGGTLVSVVGPVEARPVDGLAVDFVVESVPSQLVEIVDRVRDGRLRTHIATVATLDDAVPALNPTERRKGKTVIRVRP